A genomic window from Candidatus Binatia bacterium includes:
- a CDS encoding xanthine dehydrogenase family protein molybdopterin-binding subunit — MDALRVVGAPVLRAEGPDKVAGRCIYTADVKLPGLLWGKVLRSPHPHARIRRIDASRARQVPGVRAVITGPEIPNRFVGKMIRDMPVLCWDVARFVGDRVAAVAAETLEAAEEALALIQVDYEELPAVFDPLEAMRDGAPLIHANVAGYDGAPKERLALDIHNGLTRLAWRKGDVERGFRDADVVLEHNFRIPGRHQGYLEPHAGVVAIERDGRIQVWVSAKNPFGVRTQLAKAVEVPEDRVRVNVVNVGGEFGGKGDAFDLPVAYFLARESGRPVKIVMTYAEELTASNPAHPTIVTVRSGVKRDGRIVARTLRAVHASGAYGALKANAALATWHYAGGPYRVENAVVEFLQVYTNTVPGGYYRSPGSVATFFALESHTDILAQELGMDAAEFRLKNLICDGDVDAVGQRVQTVRFREVLQAALEAAGPKKPKPGANSGRGIALFGRHISGGDTGVVLSLDADGVFTVISPTIDQGAGTHTILRQLVAEEMGVPIEQVRVIVGDTDIAPRDSGARASRVTYVAGRAAVQACGELRERLLGYASRILECAPEDIECRAGKFRLRQDPNQQVSLSRVVASSGRPLTVTVHEDLPQPDDVTYTCAQIAEVEVDPETGQVRLRRLVTAHDVGTIINPITHQGQIDGAAIMGVGQALMEELVIDSGRVGNANLGDYKLPTAADIPELKTVLVRSGGGLAPYDAKAIGEFANNSPPAAVANAVADAIGARLFELPITAEKVYHALEAHKRRKHEKR, encoded by the coding sequence AAGTTTTACGCAGCCCGCATCCCCATGCCCGCATCCGTCGCATCGACGCCTCCCGAGCCCGCCAAGTTCCGGGAGTAAGGGCCGTTATCACCGGCCCGGAGATCCCAAACCGCTTCGTCGGCAAGATGATCCGCGACATGCCGGTTCTCTGTTGGGACGTGGCGCGATTCGTCGGCGATAGGGTCGCCGCCGTGGCCGCCGAGACGCTCGAAGCCGCCGAAGAGGCTCTGGCTCTCATCCAAGTCGATTACGAGGAGCTGCCGGCGGTGTTCGACCCGCTGGAGGCAATGCGGGACGGTGCTCCGCTCATTCACGCAAACGTTGCAGGTTATGACGGTGCGCCCAAAGAGCGGCTGGCGTTGGATATACACAACGGGCTGACGCGTCTCGCCTGGCGCAAGGGTGACGTCGAGCGGGGCTTTCGCGACGCGGACGTGGTGCTGGAGCATAATTTTCGTATTCCAGGCCGGCACCAGGGATACCTCGAGCCGCACGCCGGAGTCGTGGCCATCGAGCGCGACGGCCGGATCCAGGTGTGGGTCTCGGCGAAAAATCCGTTCGGCGTCCGGACTCAACTGGCCAAAGCGGTGGAGGTTCCTGAGGATCGCGTGCGCGTCAACGTGGTCAACGTCGGCGGCGAGTTCGGCGGTAAAGGCGACGCTTTCGATCTGCCCGTCGCCTATTTTCTCGCGCGCGAGTCGGGACGGCCGGTGAAGATCGTCATGACCTACGCCGAGGAGCTGACGGCAAGCAACCCGGCGCATCCCACCATCGTCACCGTGCGCAGCGGTGTCAAGCGCGACGGGCGCATCGTGGCCCGCACTCTGCGGGCGGTCCACGCCAGCGGCGCTTACGGAGCTCTGAAAGCCAACGCCGCTCTGGCGACGTGGCATTATGCCGGCGGCCCTTATCGCGTGGAGAACGCGGTCGTCGAGTTTCTTCAAGTCTACACCAACACCGTGCCCGGCGGTTATTATCGGAGCCCCGGCTCCGTGGCGACGTTCTTCGCGCTCGAATCCCACACGGACATCCTCGCGCAGGAACTCGGCATGGACGCCGCGGAGTTTCGCTTGAAAAATCTGATCTGCGACGGCGATGTCGATGCGGTAGGACAGCGAGTGCAAACCGTGCGGTTCCGGGAGGTGCTTCAGGCCGCGTTGGAGGCGGCCGGGCCGAAAAAGCCGAAGCCGGGCGCCAACTCCGGCCGCGGCATAGCCCTCTTCGGGCGTCACATCAGCGGTGGCGACACCGGGGTCGTGCTCAGCCTCGATGCCGACGGCGTTTTCACGGTGATCAGCCCGACCATCGATCAAGGCGCGGGCACGCACACGATCTTGCGCCAGCTTGTCGCCGAGGAGATGGGAGTTCCGATTGAACAGGTGCGCGTAATCGTCGGCGATACCGACATCGCCCCGCGCGACAGCGGCGCGAGGGCGAGCCGGGTGACTTACGTCGCCGGTCGCGCCGCCGTTCAAGCGTGCGGCGAGCTACGGGAGCGGTTACTCGGGTACGCGTCGCGCATCCTGGAGTGCGCGCCCGAGGACATCGAGTGCCGCGCGGGCAAGTTCCGTCTGCGGCAAGACCCCAACCAACAAGTGAGCTTGAGCAGGGTCGTCGCCTCCTCTGGGCGGCCTCTCACGGTCACGGTCCATGAAGATTTGCCGCAGCCCGACGACGTCACCTACACCTGCGCGCAGATTGCGGAGGTCGAGGTCGACCCGGAGACCGGGCAAGTGCGGCTCCGCCGCCTCGTCACCGCCCACGACGTGGGCACGATCATCAACCCGATCACTCATCAAGGCCAAATCGACGGCGCCGCAATCATGGGCGTGGGCCAAGCCCTCATGGAAGAGCTGGTCATCGACAGCGGCCGCGTCGGCAACGCGAACCTGGGCGACTACAAGCTGCCCACGGCAGCCGATATTCCCGAATTGAAGACGGTGCTAGTGCGCTCCGGCGGCGGCCTCGCGCCGTATGACGCGAAAGCCATCGGCGAATTCGCCAACAACAGTCCTCCCGCGGCCGTCGCCAACGCCGTTGCCGACGCCATAGGAGCGCGCCTCTTCGAGCTGCCGATCACGGCGGAAAAGGTTTATCATGCTCTCGAAGCGCACAAACGGAGGAAACATGAAAAGCGGTAA
- a CDS encoding VTT domain-containing protein produces MVSPRILQDGKNCWKVAPAARVKLLIDGAAYFSAVAEVFARAEKSILILGWDFDSRVRLTPSAENPTAASQDLRSFLNALVERRRDLQIHILIWSAPALYTLDREPVPTFHPRIHFYLDANHPLGASHHSKIVVVDDAIAFVGGLDLSKGRWDTPKHPCKDSRRTDLNGNMLPPHHDVQIAVDGNAAAALGSLVRDRWRRATGERLQAPRTSSDPWPPSLTPDVTDVDIAIARTEPAYGEKKEVREIEALLKDAIASARRSIYCENQYLSSAVVGDALVNRLREADGPEVVLVISKNSEGWLEAAIMDVLRARLLKRLREADRHHRLRVYCPFIDGLDKRCMSVHSKLLVVDDRLVRVGSANLANRSMGLDTECDLAFEADGRPEVEKRIARFRSSLIAEHLDVPLEKLNAAVTETSSLIAAIDRLRGNKKRSLQSLNGAVPDLLDQMIPDSAVIDPEAPIAPDVVVKELVPPEQRRFTGGAMLRGAVTLVILFVLAAAWRWTPLGEWLDIDTIAAWEASLEENHAEPLLVLGVYLLGGLAVFPVTILIAATAFAFGPWTALIYSLLGCVLSAILIYAIGYRLGRDTVARFTGRRWHRLHRLISKHGVLAVVAIRMIPVAPYSVVNLAAGAVHVPFRDFVLGTLIGMSPGVIAITFLGSQLEEMIRRPSAVTLSILAAILTIMLVGAAWFRRWLGNEQNTGNTETHKPTAADNSR; encoded by the coding sequence ATGGTTTCGCCGCGTATTTTGCAGGACGGAAAAAATTGTTGGAAAGTTGCGCCCGCCGCGCGCGTCAAGTTGCTGATCGACGGCGCTGCCTATTTTTCCGCCGTGGCCGAGGTTTTCGCGCGGGCGGAGAAATCCATTCTCATTTTAGGATGGGACTTCGACAGCCGCGTCCGCCTCACGCCGTCAGCCGAAAATCCGACCGCTGCCTCCCAGGACCTTAGAAGCTTTCTTAACGCTCTCGTCGAACGGCGTCGCGATCTGCAGATCCACATTCTTATTTGGAGCGCTCCCGCGCTTTACACGCTCGACCGCGAGCCGGTTCCCACGTTCCATCCGCGCATCCATTTTTACCTGGATGCCAACCATCCATTGGGCGCTTCACACCATTCAAAGATCGTCGTCGTCGACGATGCCATAGCTTTCGTAGGTGGGCTCGACCTGTCCAAGGGACGATGGGATACTCCGAAGCATCCGTGCAAAGATTCCCGAAGAACCGACCTCAATGGGAACATGCTGCCGCCGCATCACGACGTTCAGATCGCCGTGGACGGCAACGCCGCCGCAGCGTTAGGAAGTCTCGTCCGAGACCGCTGGCGGCGCGCGACCGGCGAACGCCTTCAGGCCCCAAGGACGTCCTCGGATCCCTGGCCGCCTTCGCTCACGCCCGACGTCACCGACGTCGATATCGCCATCGCCCGCACCGAGCCGGCATACGGGGAAAAAAAGGAGGTACGCGAGATAGAGGCGCTGCTCAAAGACGCCATCGCATCGGCGCGGCGCTCGATTTACTGCGAAAATCAGTATCTCAGCTCGGCGGTCGTCGGCGACGCGCTCGTGAATCGGCTGCGCGAAGCGGACGGTCCGGAGGTCGTGCTGGTCATCTCGAAAAACAGCGAGGGCTGGCTCGAAGCGGCGATCATGGACGTTCTCCGCGCGCGCTTGTTGAAGCGGTTGCGCGAGGCGGACCGGCATCATCGGCTCCGCGTCTATTGCCCTTTTATAGACGGCCTGGACAAACGCTGCATGTCGGTTCATTCAAAGCTTCTGGTCGTGGACGACCGTCTGGTACGTGTCGGTTCGGCGAATCTCGCCAATCGTTCCATGGGACTCGACACGGAATGCGATCTCGCGTTCGAAGCGGACGGGCGCCCAGAAGTCGAAAAGCGCATCGCCCGCTTTCGCAGCTCTCTCATAGCCGAGCATCTGGACGTGCCGCTGGAAAAGCTGAACGCGGCCGTGACGGAGACAAGCTCGCTCATCGCCGCGATCGACCGCCTGCGCGGCAACAAAAAGCGCAGCTTGCAATCTCTGAATGGCGCGGTTCCGGACTTGCTGGATCAGATGATCCCCGATTCCGCCGTGATCGACCCGGAAGCGCCCATCGCGCCCGATGTGGTCGTTAAAGAACTAGTCCCGCCGGAGCAACGCCGGTTTACCGGCGGCGCTATGCTTCGCGGCGCGGTTACTTTGGTCATCCTGTTCGTTCTTGCGGCGGCCTGGCGCTGGACCCCTCTGGGAGAATGGCTCGACATTGATACGATCGCGGCATGGGAGGCGTCGCTCGAGGAAAACCACGCCGAGCCATTACTTGTTTTGGGCGTTTATCTGCTCGGCGGTTTGGCCGTGTTTCCGGTGACGATCCTGATCGCCGCCACCGCGTTCGCTTTCGGACCATGGACGGCCTTGATCTATTCGCTGCTCGGCTGTGTTCTCAGCGCCATTTTAATCTACGCAATCGGCTACCGTCTCGGGAGAGACACCGTGGCGCGTTTTACCGGACGGCGCTGGCACCGGCTCCATCGATTGATCTCGAAACACGGCGTGCTTGCGGTCGTCGCCATTCGAATGATTCCGGTCGCTCCTTATTCGGTCGTGAATCTGGCCGCGGGCGCCGTCCACGTGCCGTTTCGCGATTTCGTTTTGGGGACATTGATCGGCATGAGTCCCGGAGTCATCGCGATCACCTTCCTGGGAAGCCAGCTTGAAGAGATGATCCGTCGTCCCAGCGCGGTCACTCTCTCCATTCTGGCGGCGATATTGACGATCATGTTGGTGGGCGCCGCGTGGTTTCGCCGCTGGCTGGGCAACGAACAAAATACCGGGAATACGGAGACTCACAAACCAACGGCAGCGGACAACTCCCGATAG
- a CDS encoding endonuclease/exonuclease/phosphatase family protein, with the protein MPLFSALSYNIHECVGWDRRRDPCRIADVIKESRADIVGLQEVHSESDGRVESHQMNYLASCCGLQAVPGRFLMRRSGEYGNVLLTKFKILNVERLDLTMPGREPRGAIDADLEIGGKAVRVVVTHLGLRPSERRFQVARLLDALSVERTRMVILLSDINEWLPFGRPLRWLEARFGKNKLMKTFPAPFPLFGLDRIWVSPPSALIDVSCFRTPLTRVASDHIPLIAKIRIPEPEILG; encoded by the coding sequence ATGCCGCTCTTCTCTGCGCTCTCCTACAACATTCACGAATGCGTCGGATGGGACCGGCGCCGCGACCCGTGCCGCATCGCCGACGTTATCAAAGAGAGCCGCGCCGACATCGTCGGCCTGCAGGAAGTGCATTCCGAATCCGACGGCAGGGTCGAATCGCACCAAATGAACTATCTCGCTTCGTGCTGCGGCCTGCAGGCGGTGCCGGGCAGATTCTTGATGCGGAGGAGCGGCGAGTACGGCAATGTTCTGCTCACGAAGTTCAAGATTCTCAACGTCGAACGGCTCGATCTCACTATGCCCGGACGGGAGCCGCGCGGCGCGATCGACGCGGATCTCGAAATCGGCGGCAAAGCCGTGCGCGTCGTCGTAACGCATCTGGGACTCCGGCCGTCGGAGCGGAGATTCCAGGTAGCGCGGCTTTTGGACGCGTTGTCCGTCGAGCGCACGCGCATGGTCATACTCTTAAGCGACATCAACGAATGGCTGCCGTTCGGCCGGCCGCTGCGCTGGTTGGAGGCGCGCTTCGGAAAAAACAAGCTGATGAAAACTTTTCCCGCTCCGTTTCCCCTTTTCGGCCTGGATCGCATCTGGGTCTCTCCGCCGTCGGCTCTCATCGACGTGTCGTGCTTCCGCACGCCGCTCACGCGCGTTGCCTCGGACCATATTCCACTGATAGCCAAGATTCGGATACCGGAGCCGGAAATACTGGGCTGA
- a CDS encoding ABC transporter substrate-binding protein has translation MKSGKVSVVLFLILLTGGFTRAAIGQEKIRIGVPLFPTVSFPVFIAQEKGIFEKNGLKSEIIRINSEPTTYQALISGDIDATSGAPTGLVQSNLQGVPVVSLGSWDNLVSYTLVARDKIDDLSQLKGKKVGINRLGGKSSLVLRVMLEDAGLNTMKDVVLLQLGGSQERLAALMRGGIDAAPVDFAFEPKMKQMGFFLVTGKKRRS, from the coding sequence ATGAAAAGCGGTAAGGTCTCAGTTGTTTTATTTCTTATTCTCCTGACGGGAGGTTTCACGCGCGCGGCCATTGGCCAGGAGAAGATTCGCATCGGCGTGCCGTTGTTCCCGACGGTTTCGTTTCCGGTATTCATCGCGCAGGAGAAGGGCATTTTTGAAAAGAACGGCTTGAAGTCCGAAATCATCAGGATCAACAGCGAGCCGACGACGTATCAAGCGCTGATTTCGGGCGACATCGACGCCACTTCCGGAGCGCCGACCGGCCTGGTCCAATCTAATCTGCAGGGCGTGCCGGTGGTTTCGCTCGGAAGTTGGGACAACCTCGTTTCGTACACCCTGGTGGCACGGGACAAGATCGACGATCTCTCGCAGTTGAAAGGGAAAAAAGTCGGCATCAATAGACTCGGCGGCAAATCGTCGCTGGTTCTCCGCGTCATGCTGGAGGATGCGGGCCTCAATACCATGAAGGATGTTGTTTTGTTGCAACTCGGCGGCTCTCAAGAAAGGCTCGCGGCCCTGATGAGAGGAGGCATCGACGCGGCCCCTGTAGATTTTGCCTTTGAGCCCAAAATGAAGCAGATGGGCTTTTTTCTCGTCACCGGCAAAAAACGCCGTTCATGA